In the Candidatus Bathyarchaeia archaeon genome, TTTGCGCAGTTTTTGTTTGAGAATGAGGAAAATCTTAAGCAACATTTAGAAGGGGCTAAGCCAGAGATTATGAGGTTAATTTGTGAATTGGATGTTGATGAATTGAAAGCCATTTTAATGATTCCTGAGCCTGAAACTTTCAAGGTTGACGAGAATGAATTGCCCAAAGAAGTTGCAGAGAAACTTGGAATCGAGCATTAAACGTGGGCTGTTTTGCATCAAGTTAATAAGTATAGGCGTGGTTAAAACAACGGAGAGAGAAAAATGGTCCTAAAAGATGTAGAGCGCAAAATGCTCTCAGAACTGATTAAAAATTCGAGACGAAGCGACCGAGAATTAGCGAAAGCCATTGGAATTTCACAACCCACCGCTACCCGAATCCGAACAAAACTAGAAAAGGAAGGCTACATTAAAGAGTACACCACAATCCCCAACCTGAGTAAAACCGGTTTCGGATTACTTGCTCTAACCTTCCTCAAACTGGACGTCAAACACACTTTGCAATCAAGGGAGATTGGCGATTTCAAGCGAGTACATTATGAGGCCGTATCAAAAACTCCAAGCGCATTGATGTTTATCAAGCGCGGCATGGGTTTAGGGTATGACGCTGTGATTATGTCTCTTCATCAAGATTACCCTTCATGCGATAAATTCCGAACCTTCGTGAGACAAAG is a window encoding:
- a CDS encoding Lrp/AsnC family transcriptional regulator, giving the protein MVLKDVERKMLSELIKNSRRSDRELAKAIGISQPTATRIRTKLEKEGYIKEYTTIPNLSKTGFGLLALTFLKLDVKHTLQSREIGDFKRVHYEAVSKTPSALMFIKRGMGLGYDAVIMSLHQDYPSCDKFRTFVRQSMMERIISMDTFLVNLEEEQNSLPFSFNLLASQMLASVDKKSAEQ